Proteins from a genomic interval of Bombus affinis isolate iyBomAffi1 chromosome 16, iyBomAffi1.2, whole genome shotgun sequence:
- the LOC126925585 gene encoding UTP--glucose-1-phosphate uridylyltransferase isoform X1, whose product MHDLTKLDGGDDRPNVFFKRQDTQAFRERTKRDALNELQHELEKLEESATGEVKEEFHRQFDGFTHLFKRFLQEEGPSLEWDRIQKLPDDAIRDYNSLPTPEGEEMKALLSKLIVIKLNGGLGTSMGCHGPKSVIAVRNGLTFLDLTVQQIEYLNRTYNANVPLILMNSFNTDDDTQRIIRKYKGIDVDIHTFNQSCYPRINRDSLLPTAKHCDVNDDIEAWYPPGHGDFYESFRNSGLLKKFIKEGREYCFISNIDNLGATVDFKILKLLLDKREASPLEFVMEVTDKTRADVKGGTLIKYEDKLRLLEIAQVPKDHVDDFKSIKTFKFFNTNNLWIKLSAIERVLEKNSLNMEIIVNNKTFSNGLNIIQLETAVGAAMKSFEGSIGINVPRSRFLPVKKTSDLMLVMSNLYILRNGSLVMSPQRMFPTTPLIKLGDNHFSKVKEFLTRFPAIPDLLELDHLTVSGDVTFGKGVTLKGTVIIIANHGERIDLPAGTILENKIVSGNLRILNH is encoded by the exons ATGCACGATCTTACGAAATTGGATGGTGGCGACGACAGGCCCAACGTATTTTTCAAGAGACAAG ATACACAGGCATTCCGCGAAAGAACTAAGAGGGATGCCCTGAACGAACTCCAACATGAATTAGAGAAGCTCGAAGAAAGCGCAACAGGGGAGGTCAAGGAGGAGTTCCATCGACAGTTCGACGGCTTCACTCATCTCTTCAAACGGTTCCTCCAGGAAGAAGGACCTTCGCTAGAATGGGATCGTATACAGAAGCTGCCCGACGATGCG ataAGAGATTACAATTCCTTGCCAACTCCGGAAGGAGAAGAAATGAAGGCACTTTTAAGCAAGTTGATCGTTATAAAATTGAATGGTGGCTTAGGAACTAGTATGGGATGCCATGGTCCTAAATCTGTAATAGCAGTACGTAATGGGCTTACGTTCCTAGATCTGACTGTACAACAGATTGAG TATTTGAACAGAACTTACAATGCAAATGTCCCGCTTATTTTGATGAATTCCTTCAATACGGATGATGATACACAAcgaattattagaaaatataaagGAATAGATGTTGATATTCATACGTTTAATCAAAGTTGTTATCCTCGTATAAACAGAGATTCTTTACTTCCGACTGCAAAACACTGTGATGTTAATGATGACATTGAAGC GTGGTATCCTCCTGGTCATGGAGACTTCTATGAAAGTTTCAGAAATTcaggtttattaaaaaaatttataaaagag GGGCGTGAATATTGTTTCATTTCAAATATTGATAATCTAGGTGCTACCGTAgatttcaaaattttgaaattactGTTAGACAAACGTGAAGCTTCGCCTCTTGAATTCGTTATGGAAGTTACTGATAAAACTCGAGCTGATGTTAAG GGTGGCACACTAATCAAATATGAGGATAAGCTACGTCTACTTGAAATTGCTCAGGTTCCAAAGGACCACGTAGATGATTTCAAATCTATAAAAACATTCAAGTTTTTCAATACAAATAATTTATGGATAAAACTCAGCG CTATTGAAAGGGTACTTGAGAAGAATTCCTTGAATATGGAGATTATTGTAAATAACAAGACCTTCTCGAATGGTTTAAATATTATTCAATTAGAAACAGCTGTTGGAGCTGCTATGAAATCATTTGAAGGGAGTATTG GTATAAATGTTCCACGCAGTAGATTCTTACCAGTGAAAAAGACTTCAGATTTAATGCTTGTTATGAGCAATTTGTATATTCTTCGCAATGGTTCATTAGTAATGAGTCCTCAACGAATGTTTCCTACAACACCTCTTATAAAATTGGGCGATAATCATTTTTCAAAG GTTAAAGAATTCCTTACTAGATTTCCAGCTATACCAGATTTGTTGGAATTAGACCACCTTACAGTATCAGGTGATGTTACTTTTGGAAAAGGTGTAACTCTAAAAGGAACTGTTATAATTATTGCAAACCATGGAGAACGCATCGACCTTCCAGCAGGCACAATTTTAGAAAATAAGATAGTTTCTGGAAATTTGCGTATTTTGAATcactaa
- the LOC126925584 gene encoding activating molecule in BECN1-regulated autophagy protein 1B-like isoform X1: MEQVKEIPELLHCNHSHNILQNLTLRDLGFLYYNCYKTTRRTLESAAEMKLVGKKHRELEYDLPGYPKATFLMVFSPDGTKIASAHGNHSVYITDVATRKNIKILSGHPRTPWCIAFHPSSSYLLASGCLGGQVRVWDLRDDSKVWNVKCHTVIASLAFHPSEKLLVIATNNEIHFWDWSQPEPFAVISTKTRIEKVRYVAFDNLGKKLITGIGNNYVRESRILRSRLRHGRTTRDSQVPSNHLERTDQNEAIQSFRTMGSEPSHSTQSNLRGSVSVDNQETSVLEYIYNSRRRTGRGRRDLNLPYDEEERPSSEDVSAVVLNFSGISSYRVQAWDFSKGEIPDITNSEKNIVIHKCKIRNDASVNISSDGKLLATCFMGAAGVYSLQWETLGEEIYWAEVYNSVVSVSISPTQEHLLVGLARSAIGKEYTMAIIYRLTHKQSENNKPRMQDLDFNNLAKYLHFMSKRNTMLWVRDILQNNQSNGGHTSINCIRWAPQPGQGLIYATNTGRLAILH, from the exons ATGGAGCAGGTTAAGGAGATACCAGAATTGCTTCATTGCAATCATTCTCATAACATATTACAAAACTTAACGCTTAGAGATTTGGgatttttatattacaattgCTATAAAACTACAAGGCGTACATTAGAATCAGCAGCTGAAATGAAATTAGTTGGAAAAAAGCATAGAGAATTG GAATATGATCTGCCAGGATATCCTAAAGCAACATTTTTAATGGTTTTCAGTCCTGATGG CACTAAAATAGCATCAGCCCATGGAAATCACAGTGTTTATATTACTGATGTAGCAACTAGAAAAAACATTAAAATTCTTTCTGGTCATCCACGCACTCCATGGTGTATTGCATTTCATCCCTCTTCTAGTTACTTACTAGCATCTGGTTGTCTTGGTGGTCAAGTACGGGTTTGGGATTTAAGG GATGATAGCAAGGTTTGgaatgtgaaatgtcatacagtTATAGCTTCTCTTGCCTTCCATCCATCCGAAAAATTACTTGTTATAGCAACAAATAATGAAATACACTTTTGGGATTGGAGTCAACCTGAACCCTTTGCAGTAATATCTACAAAGACTAGAATTGAAAAAGTAAG ATATGTAGCTTTTGACAATTTAGGAAAGAAATTAATCACAGGCATTGGAAATAATTATGTAAGAGAATCAAGAATACTCAG ATCCCGTTTAAGGCATGGGAGAACGACTCGTGATAGTCAAGTACCAAGTAACCATCTCGAAAGAACTGATCAAAATGAAGCGATTCAATCGTTTAGAACCATGGGATCCGAACCTTCACACAGTACTCAATCGAATTTACGCGGTAGCGTATCAGTAGATAATCAAGAAACCTCCGTACTAGAATATATCTATAATTCAAGGCGGCGAAcaggaagaggaagaagggaCTTGAATCTTCCATATGatgaagaagaaagaccttCTTCGG aagaTGTCTCAGCAGTAGTGTTAAACTTCTCAGGAATCTCCAGTTATCGTGTACAAGCATGGGACTTCTCTAAGGGGGAAATACCTGATATTACaaact CTGAAAAAAATATTGTTATACACAAGTGTAAAATACGTAATGACGCTAGCGTAAATATTTCTTCGGATGGAAAACTATTGGCAACATGCTTTATGGGAGCTGCAG GAGTTTACAGTTTACAATGGGAAACGTTAGGAGAAGAAATTTATTGGGCGGAAGTATATAATTCTGTGGTTTCTGTATCAATTTCGCCAACACAGGAGCATCTTTTAGTAGGTCTAGCAAGGAGTGCTATTGGAAAGGAATATACTATGGCTATTATTTACAGACTAACACATAAACAATCTGAAAATAACAAACCACGTATGCAAGATTTGGACTTTAATAATCTAGCGAAATATTTACATTTCATGAGTAAAAGGAACACTATGTTGTGGGTTAGAGATATACTACAAAATAATCAATCAAATGGAGGACATACAAGCATAAATTGTATCAGGTGGGCACCACAACCTGGCCAAGGTTTAATTTATGCTACTAACACTGGCCGGTTAGCTATTCTTCATTAA
- the LOC126925585 gene encoding UTP--glucose-1-phosphate uridylyltransferase isoform X3, with amino-acid sequence MVYLLNARGHQRSPSDTQAFRERTKRDALNELQHELEKLEESATGEVKEEFHRQFDGFTHLFKRFLQEEGPSLEWDRIQKLPDDAIRDYNSLPTPEGEEMKALLSKLIVIKLNGGLGTSMGCHGPKSVIAVRNGLTFLDLTVQQIEYLNRTYNANVPLILMNSFNTDDDTQRIIRKYKGIDVDIHTFNQSCYPRINRDSLLPTAKHCDVNDDIEAWYPPGHGDFYESFRNSGLLKKFIKEGREYCFISNIDNLGATVDFKILKLLLDKREASPLEFVMEVTDKTRADVKGGTLIKYEDKLRLLEIAQVPKDHVDDFKSIKTFKFFNTNNLWIKLSAIERVLEKNSLNMEIIVNNKTFSNGLNIIQLETAVGAAMKSFEGSIGINVPRSRFLPVKKTSDLMLVMSNLYILRNGSLVMSPQRMFPTTPLIKLGDNHFSKVKEFLTRFPAIPDLLELDHLTVSGDVTFGKGVTLKGTVIIIANHGERIDLPAGTILENKIVSGNLRILNH; translated from the exons ATGGTATACTTGTTGAAT GCACGCGGTCATCAACGCAGTCCCTCAGATACACAGGCATTCCGCGAAAGAACTAAGAGGGATGCCCTGAACGAACTCCAACATGAATTAGAGAAGCTCGAAGAAAGCGCAACAGGGGAGGTCAAGGAGGAGTTCCATCGACAGTTCGACGGCTTCACTCATCTCTTCAAACGGTTCCTCCAGGAAGAAGGACCTTCGCTAGAATGGGATCGTATACAGAAGCTGCCCGACGATGCG ataAGAGATTACAATTCCTTGCCAACTCCGGAAGGAGAAGAAATGAAGGCACTTTTAAGCAAGTTGATCGTTATAAAATTGAATGGTGGCTTAGGAACTAGTATGGGATGCCATGGTCCTAAATCTGTAATAGCAGTACGTAATGGGCTTACGTTCCTAGATCTGACTGTACAACAGATTGAG TATTTGAACAGAACTTACAATGCAAATGTCCCGCTTATTTTGATGAATTCCTTCAATACGGATGATGATACACAAcgaattattagaaaatataaagGAATAGATGTTGATATTCATACGTTTAATCAAAGTTGTTATCCTCGTATAAACAGAGATTCTTTACTTCCGACTGCAAAACACTGTGATGTTAATGATGACATTGAAGC GTGGTATCCTCCTGGTCATGGAGACTTCTATGAAAGTTTCAGAAATTcaggtttattaaaaaaatttataaaagag GGGCGTGAATATTGTTTCATTTCAAATATTGATAATCTAGGTGCTACCGTAgatttcaaaattttgaaattactGTTAGACAAACGTGAAGCTTCGCCTCTTGAATTCGTTATGGAAGTTACTGATAAAACTCGAGCTGATGTTAAG GGTGGCACACTAATCAAATATGAGGATAAGCTACGTCTACTTGAAATTGCTCAGGTTCCAAAGGACCACGTAGATGATTTCAAATCTATAAAAACATTCAAGTTTTTCAATACAAATAATTTATGGATAAAACTCAGCG CTATTGAAAGGGTACTTGAGAAGAATTCCTTGAATATGGAGATTATTGTAAATAACAAGACCTTCTCGAATGGTTTAAATATTATTCAATTAGAAACAGCTGTTGGAGCTGCTATGAAATCATTTGAAGGGAGTATTG GTATAAATGTTCCACGCAGTAGATTCTTACCAGTGAAAAAGACTTCAGATTTAATGCTTGTTATGAGCAATTTGTATATTCTTCGCAATGGTTCATTAGTAATGAGTCCTCAACGAATGTTTCCTACAACACCTCTTATAAAATTGGGCGATAATCATTTTTCAAAG GTTAAAGAATTCCTTACTAGATTTCCAGCTATACCAGATTTGTTGGAATTAGACCACCTTACAGTATCAGGTGATGTTACTTTTGGAAAAGGTGTAACTCTAAAAGGAACTGTTATAATTATTGCAAACCATGGAGAACGCATCGACCTTCCAGCAGGCACAATTTTAGAAAATAAGATAGTTTCTGGAAATTTGCGTATTTTGAATcactaa
- the LOC126925584 gene encoding activating molecule in BECN1-regulated autophagy protein 1B-like isoform X3, with amino-acid sequence MEQVKEIPELLHCNHSHNILQNLTLRDLGFLYYNCYKTTRRTLESAAEMKLVGKKHRELEYDLPGYPKATFLMVFSPDGTKIASAHGNHSVYITDVATRKNIKILSGHPRTPWCIAFHPSSSYLLASGCLGGQVRVWDLRDDSKVWNVKCHTVIASLAFHPSEKLLVIATNNEIHFWDWSQPEPFAVISTKTRIEKVRYVAFDNLGKKLITGIGNNYVRESRILRSRLRHGRTTRDSQVPSNHLERTDQNEAIQSFRTMGSEPSHSTQSNLRGSVSVDNQETSVLEYIYNSRRRTGRGRRDLNLPYDEEERPSSEDVSAVVLNFSGISSYRVQAWDFSKGEIPDITNSEKNIVIHKCKIRNDASVNISSDGKLLATCFMGAAGVYSLQWETLGEEIYWAEVYNSVVSVSISPTQEHLLTNT; translated from the exons ATGGAGCAGGTTAAGGAGATACCAGAATTGCTTCATTGCAATCATTCTCATAACATATTACAAAACTTAACGCTTAGAGATTTGGgatttttatattacaattgCTATAAAACTACAAGGCGTACATTAGAATCAGCAGCTGAAATGAAATTAGTTGGAAAAAAGCATAGAGAATTG GAATATGATCTGCCAGGATATCCTAAAGCAACATTTTTAATGGTTTTCAGTCCTGATGG CACTAAAATAGCATCAGCCCATGGAAATCACAGTGTTTATATTACTGATGTAGCAACTAGAAAAAACATTAAAATTCTTTCTGGTCATCCACGCACTCCATGGTGTATTGCATTTCATCCCTCTTCTAGTTACTTACTAGCATCTGGTTGTCTTGGTGGTCAAGTACGGGTTTGGGATTTAAGG GATGATAGCAAGGTTTGgaatgtgaaatgtcatacagtTATAGCTTCTCTTGCCTTCCATCCATCCGAAAAATTACTTGTTATAGCAACAAATAATGAAATACACTTTTGGGATTGGAGTCAACCTGAACCCTTTGCAGTAATATCTACAAAGACTAGAATTGAAAAAGTAAG ATATGTAGCTTTTGACAATTTAGGAAAGAAATTAATCACAGGCATTGGAAATAATTATGTAAGAGAATCAAGAATACTCAG ATCCCGTTTAAGGCATGGGAGAACGACTCGTGATAGTCAAGTACCAAGTAACCATCTCGAAAGAACTGATCAAAATGAAGCGATTCAATCGTTTAGAACCATGGGATCCGAACCTTCACACAGTACTCAATCGAATTTACGCGGTAGCGTATCAGTAGATAATCAAGAAACCTCCGTACTAGAATATATCTATAATTCAAGGCGGCGAAcaggaagaggaagaagggaCTTGAATCTTCCATATGatgaagaagaaagaccttCTTCGG aagaTGTCTCAGCAGTAGTGTTAAACTTCTCAGGAATCTCCAGTTATCGTGTACAAGCATGGGACTTCTCTAAGGGGGAAATACCTGATATTACaaact CTGAAAAAAATATTGTTATACACAAGTGTAAAATACGTAATGACGCTAGCGTAAATATTTCTTCGGATGGAAAACTATTGGCAACATGCTTTATGGGAGCTGCAG GAGTTTACAGTTTACAATGGGAAACGTTAGGAGAAGAAATTTATTGGGCGGAAGTATATAATTCTGTGGTTTCTGTATCAATTTCGCCAACACAGGAGCATCTTTTA ACTAACACATAA
- the LOC126925587 gene encoding gastrula zinc finger protein XlCGF58.1-like, whose protein sequence is MMLHKTNLRLCRLCGKEKQQGTDLFTDKVKGIVLMSIINKYFSKEVINISNSDAFSKYVCSDCEQKIYVFDEFCLMVANVQKQLAAPSLEIDFAEDMLYQLKQSDTLPKNILNKQGVKKSTCPICAKSFRCQSHLNRHKRIHTGQRPFVCNICKMSFNQQEILMKHKERHEGKKLFQCANCHQSFRYKVSLKSHMINFHIDMEQSVNNQNLQMESNSFTCPECGKQFVTKYKLQRHSRCHTGERPYHCTFCLKTFSQTGNLKVHQVKYHQMHSSVTEIRRQTQYNDQIVDCDIPTTLNNFHTVNMSEIELQNTINETINSTEQSSSYASKIYENSLYIDEEIETILDRDLGQLGQNKYSTNVQDKVPLCLKQPETPELLHSLLYDDG, encoded by the exons ATGATGTTGCATAAAACAAACTTACGACTATGTCGCCTCTGTGGAAAAGAAAAACAACAAGGCACAGATTTGTTTACAGACAAAGTTAAAGGGATTGTACTAATGtcgattataaataaatatttctctaaagag gtgataaatatttcaaactcTGATGCATTTTCCAAATATGTTTGTAGTGATTGCGAAcaaaagatatatgtatttgaTGAGTTCTGTTTGATGGTAGCTAATGTGCAGAAACAACTTGCAGCCCCATCTTTGGAAATTGATTTTGCAGAA GATATGTTATACCAGTTGAAACAAAGTGATACACTACCAAAAAATATCTTAAACAAGCAGGGAGTAAAGAAAAGTACATGCCCAATATGTGCTAAAAGTTTTAGATGTCAATCACATTTAAACAGGCATAAACGTATTCATACTGGACAAAGACCTTTTGTTTGTAAT atttgtaaaatgtCATTCAATCAACAAGAAATCTTAATGAAGCATAAAGAAAGACATGAAGGAAAGAAACTATTTCAATGTGCAAATTGTCATCAATCATTTCGTTATAAAGTTTCTTTGAAATCTCATATGATAAATTTTCATATAGACATGGAACAGTCCGTTAATAATCAAAATCTGCAAATGGAAAGCAATTCATTTACATGTCCTGAATGTGGTAAGCAATTTGTAACAAAATATAAGTTACAAAGGCATTCAAGATGCCACACTGGTGAAAGACCATATCATTGTACTTTCTGTTTAAAAACATTCTCTCAAACTGGTAATTTAAAAGTGCATCAGGTGAAGTATCACCAAATGCATAGTTCTGTAACTGAAATAAGAAGACAGACTCAATACAATGATCAAATAGTTGACTGTGATATACCTACAACGTTAAATAATTTCCATACAGTTAACATGTCAGAAATCGAATTGCAAAATACGATAAACGAAACTATAAATTCTACAGAGCAGAGTAGTTCGTATGCctcaaaaatatatgaaaattctTTATATATTGATGAGGAAATTGAAACAATTCTGGATCGCGATCTTGGCCAATTAGgacaaaataaatattctacaaatgtacaagaCAAAGTACCACTTTGCTTAAAACAACCAGAGACTCCTGAATTACTGCACAGTCTATTATATGATGATGGTTAA
- the LOC126925584 gene encoding activating molecule in BECN1-regulated autophagy protein 1B-like isoform X2 encodes MEQVKEIPELLHCNHSHNILQNLTLRDLGFLYYNCYKTTRRTLESAAEMKLVGKKHRELEYDLPGYPKATFLMVFSPDGTKIASAHGNHSVYITDVATRKNIKILSGHPRTPWCIAFHPSSSYLLASGCLGGQVRVWDLRDDSKVWNVKCHTVIASLAFHPSEKLLVIATNNEIHFWDWSQPEPFAVISTKTRIEKVRYVAFDNLGKKLITGIGNNYVRESRILRSRLRHGRTTRDSQVPSNHLERTDQNEAIQSFRTMGSEPSHSTQSNLRGSVSVDNQETSVLEYIYNSRRRTGRGRRDLNLPYDEEERPSSGISSYRVQAWDFSKGEIPDITNSEKNIVIHKCKIRNDASVNISSDGKLLATCFMGAAGVYSLQWETLGEEIYWAEVYNSVVSVSISPTQEHLLVGLARSAIGKEYTMAIIYRLTHKQSENNKPRMQDLDFNNLAKYLHFMSKRNTMLWVRDILQNNQSNGGHTSINCIRWAPQPGQGLIYATNTGRLAILH; translated from the exons ATGGAGCAGGTTAAGGAGATACCAGAATTGCTTCATTGCAATCATTCTCATAACATATTACAAAACTTAACGCTTAGAGATTTGGgatttttatattacaattgCTATAAAACTACAAGGCGTACATTAGAATCAGCAGCTGAAATGAAATTAGTTGGAAAAAAGCATAGAGAATTG GAATATGATCTGCCAGGATATCCTAAAGCAACATTTTTAATGGTTTTCAGTCCTGATGG CACTAAAATAGCATCAGCCCATGGAAATCACAGTGTTTATATTACTGATGTAGCAACTAGAAAAAACATTAAAATTCTTTCTGGTCATCCACGCACTCCATGGTGTATTGCATTTCATCCCTCTTCTAGTTACTTACTAGCATCTGGTTGTCTTGGTGGTCAAGTACGGGTTTGGGATTTAAGG GATGATAGCAAGGTTTGgaatgtgaaatgtcatacagtTATAGCTTCTCTTGCCTTCCATCCATCCGAAAAATTACTTGTTATAGCAACAAATAATGAAATACACTTTTGGGATTGGAGTCAACCTGAACCCTTTGCAGTAATATCTACAAAGACTAGAATTGAAAAAGTAAG ATATGTAGCTTTTGACAATTTAGGAAAGAAATTAATCACAGGCATTGGAAATAATTATGTAAGAGAATCAAGAATACTCAG ATCCCGTTTAAGGCATGGGAGAACGACTCGTGATAGTCAAGTACCAAGTAACCATCTCGAAAGAACTGATCAAAATGAAGCGATTCAATCGTTTAGAACCATGGGATCCGAACCTTCACACAGTACTCAATCGAATTTACGCGGTAGCGTATCAGTAGATAATCAAGAAACCTCCGTACTAGAATATATCTATAATTCAAGGCGGCGAAcaggaagaggaagaagggaCTTGAATCTTCCATATGatgaagaagaaagaccttCTTCGG GAATCTCCAGTTATCGTGTACAAGCATGGGACTTCTCTAAGGGGGAAATACCTGATATTACaaact CTGAAAAAAATATTGTTATACACAAGTGTAAAATACGTAATGACGCTAGCGTAAATATTTCTTCGGATGGAAAACTATTGGCAACATGCTTTATGGGAGCTGCAG GAGTTTACAGTTTACAATGGGAAACGTTAGGAGAAGAAATTTATTGGGCGGAAGTATATAATTCTGTGGTTTCTGTATCAATTTCGCCAACACAGGAGCATCTTTTAGTAGGTCTAGCAAGGAGTGCTATTGGAAAGGAATATACTATGGCTATTATTTACAGACTAACACATAAACAATCTGAAAATAACAAACCACGTATGCAAGATTTGGACTTTAATAATCTAGCGAAATATTTACATTTCATGAGTAAAAGGAACACTATGTTGTGGGTTAGAGATATACTACAAAATAATCAATCAAATGGAGGACATACAAGCATAAATTGTATCAGGTGGGCACCACAACCTGGCCAAGGTTTAATTTATGCTACTAACACTGGCCGGTTAGCTATTCTTCATTAA
- the LOC126925585 gene encoding UTP--glucose-1-phosphate uridylyltransferase isoform X2, whose product MLQVDDRKARGHQRSPSDTQAFRERTKRDALNELQHELEKLEESATGEVKEEFHRQFDGFTHLFKRFLQEEGPSLEWDRIQKLPDDAIRDYNSLPTPEGEEMKALLSKLIVIKLNGGLGTSMGCHGPKSVIAVRNGLTFLDLTVQQIEYLNRTYNANVPLILMNSFNTDDDTQRIIRKYKGIDVDIHTFNQSCYPRINRDSLLPTAKHCDVNDDIEAWYPPGHGDFYESFRNSGLLKKFIKEGREYCFISNIDNLGATVDFKILKLLLDKREASPLEFVMEVTDKTRADVKGGTLIKYEDKLRLLEIAQVPKDHVDDFKSIKTFKFFNTNNLWIKLSAIERVLEKNSLNMEIIVNNKTFSNGLNIIQLETAVGAAMKSFEGSIGINVPRSRFLPVKKTSDLMLVMSNLYILRNGSLVMSPQRMFPTTPLIKLGDNHFSKVKEFLTRFPAIPDLLELDHLTVSGDVTFGKGVTLKGTVIIIANHGERIDLPAGTILENKIVSGNLRILNH is encoded by the exons ATGCTACAAGTAGATGACAGAAAG GCACGCGGTCATCAACGCAGTCCCTCAGATACACAGGCATTCCGCGAAAGAACTAAGAGGGATGCCCTGAACGAACTCCAACATGAATTAGAGAAGCTCGAAGAAAGCGCAACAGGGGAGGTCAAGGAGGAGTTCCATCGACAGTTCGACGGCTTCACTCATCTCTTCAAACGGTTCCTCCAGGAAGAAGGACCTTCGCTAGAATGGGATCGTATACAGAAGCTGCCCGACGATGCG ataAGAGATTACAATTCCTTGCCAACTCCGGAAGGAGAAGAAATGAAGGCACTTTTAAGCAAGTTGATCGTTATAAAATTGAATGGTGGCTTAGGAACTAGTATGGGATGCCATGGTCCTAAATCTGTAATAGCAGTACGTAATGGGCTTACGTTCCTAGATCTGACTGTACAACAGATTGAG TATTTGAACAGAACTTACAATGCAAATGTCCCGCTTATTTTGATGAATTCCTTCAATACGGATGATGATACACAAcgaattattagaaaatataaagGAATAGATGTTGATATTCATACGTTTAATCAAAGTTGTTATCCTCGTATAAACAGAGATTCTTTACTTCCGACTGCAAAACACTGTGATGTTAATGATGACATTGAAGC GTGGTATCCTCCTGGTCATGGAGACTTCTATGAAAGTTTCAGAAATTcaggtttattaaaaaaatttataaaagag GGGCGTGAATATTGTTTCATTTCAAATATTGATAATCTAGGTGCTACCGTAgatttcaaaattttgaaattactGTTAGACAAACGTGAAGCTTCGCCTCTTGAATTCGTTATGGAAGTTACTGATAAAACTCGAGCTGATGTTAAG GGTGGCACACTAATCAAATATGAGGATAAGCTACGTCTACTTGAAATTGCTCAGGTTCCAAAGGACCACGTAGATGATTTCAAATCTATAAAAACATTCAAGTTTTTCAATACAAATAATTTATGGATAAAACTCAGCG CTATTGAAAGGGTACTTGAGAAGAATTCCTTGAATATGGAGATTATTGTAAATAACAAGACCTTCTCGAATGGTTTAAATATTATTCAATTAGAAACAGCTGTTGGAGCTGCTATGAAATCATTTGAAGGGAGTATTG GTATAAATGTTCCACGCAGTAGATTCTTACCAGTGAAAAAGACTTCAGATTTAATGCTTGTTATGAGCAATTTGTATATTCTTCGCAATGGTTCATTAGTAATGAGTCCTCAACGAATGTTTCCTACAACACCTCTTATAAAATTGGGCGATAATCATTTTTCAAAG GTTAAAGAATTCCTTACTAGATTTCCAGCTATACCAGATTTGTTGGAATTAGACCACCTTACAGTATCAGGTGATGTTACTTTTGGAAAAGGTGTAACTCTAAAAGGAACTGTTATAATTATTGCAAACCATGGAGAACGCATCGACCTTCCAGCAGGCACAATTTTAGAAAATAAGATAGTTTCTGGAAATTTGCGTATTTTGAATcactaa